AGGGTTTGCCAGTATCATAGAAATAGAAAACAGAAATGGAAATGTGAAGATATTTCCAGAACTTATACATGTTTAAAACGCGTGATCAGCAGATTCAAAAATATAATTTAAATTCTTTTTATCTAAAAAATAGTATAAGTATTTAAGGCAATAATCCTAAAAGATAGAAATGTAACTCTTACGTTATGCGTGCTGTTATTTAACCTAAATGGGCAGGTATAATCTAAAATTTAAATTATATGATAAAACTTCCTCTAAAAATATAAAATAAAACAATTATCATTCTGTTTGGGGTGTAAAATTGAAAATGATAATGGTAGAAGGTAAAGTTAGCGGAAAAAAGTACACAGAACCATTTTCTAAAGGAGTTCTTGCAAGATCTTTAACTCGTGCAGAAATGGATCCAAACAAGGCATATACTTTTGCATCTCAAATAGAATCTTATTTAAGAAAAGAAGGTATTGAAATCATTAGTCTGGATGATTTGATTGATATTGTCCGTGCAAAGCTAAAAAGAGAGAACTGGGAAATTGCTGAAAAGTATGGTATGTGGAGAAGGATCCGTAAATGTAGAGAACCTCTGATAATACTTATTGGGGGAGCTTCTGGAGTTGGAACGTCATCAATTGCTTTTGAAGTAGCAAACCGACTTGGAATACGGAACATGACCAGCACGGATATAATAAGAGAAGTTATGCGTAAAATGGTATCAAAAGAACTTCTACCAACCATATTTGAATCAAGCTACACTGCATATAAATCTTTAAGAATCCCCCCTCCACCTGAACTTGATGAAGTGCTCATAGGATTTAGAGACCATGTTGATACAGTCAGCGTGGGTGTGGAAGCAGTGATTGAAAGAGCTTTAAAAGAAGGGGTCAGCATTGTAATCGAAGGCGTCCATATAGTGCCTGGCTTTATTAATGAAGGCCTTGTAAATAAACATAATGTTGCAATGTTCATTTTAACTTTGTCTGATGAAGAAGTCCATAAAGGAAGATTTTATTCAAGATGCAGGCAGCTATGGGCACGAAGACCTCTTCAAAGATATATGAATTACTTTGGAGCCATTCGAAGAACACACAAATACTTTAAAAGCCAGGCTAAAAAGTATGATATACCCACCATTGAAAACATAGACGTTACCACAACAATTGATTGTATAATAGGAAATCTTACCAAGACTTATGGAAGTGAAGAAGATGTTAGAGAAGCACAAAGTTAAAGAAGTGATGAGTAAAGACGTTATAACAGTTTCTCCAGAAGAAGATGTTGTCTTTGCATTTGAAAAATTGATGAAATACAAAGTAAGTTCTCTTCCTGTTGTCGATGATTATGGGAAACTTGTAGGTATCGTAACAGCTACAGATCTGGGGCATAACCTTATTCTTGATAAATATGAGCTTGGAACAACAGTTTCAGAGGTAATGGTTACAAATGTAGGGTGTATAGGGCCAGAAGATAGTCTTCAAACCGCTGTTAAAAAAATGAAAGAATACGGTGCTGGTGAAGAAATAGTGAATCAGCTGGTTGTGGTTGATGACCATAAAATAAAAGGAATTATCTCAGATGGAGATATTATAAAAGCATTGATAAGTTAATCCAGTTAGAATTCCAGAAATTATTGCGCATGCTGGAAATGTAAAAACCCATGATGAAAGAATTTGTTTTACAACATCGCCACCAACATCACTGGTTCTTCTTGCAAGGCCAACTCCAATTACAGAGCCAACAAGCGTCTGAGTTGGAGATATAGGCATTCCTAAAAATGCAAAAGTTAAAATAACTGATGCTGCAGATATCTGGGCTGAAACTCCCCTTGTAGGAACTAAATTAGTTATTCTTTTTCCAACAGTTCCAACAATTCTATTTCCAGCAATCAGTATGCCGGTAACAAGTCCAAAAGTGCCTAAAAGTTTTATATCTGTACCTGTACCGATTCCCATGACTGCAATCATCACCCCTGTTGCAGCAGCAATATCTATAGCACCTATACCTAAAGCAGCGAAACAGGAACTTAGAATCTGTATATAAGAAAAAATCTTTTCAATCCTACCACTAACAGCGATATTTTGGACTTTTTCAAGTATAAGACTCCTCAAAGAATAATAAAATATGAATCCAATTAAAGCACCTAATAGTGGTGATGAAACCCAGCTTAAACCTATAACCAGTAAAGAATTCCACTTAATATTATTTAAACCTGCATAAACGAGTCCATATCCAAATATGGCTCCAACTATGGAATGGCTTCCAGAAACTGGTGTTTTTCTTAAAATAGAAATACTCACCCATAATCCTGCCGTTAAGGTTGTTATTACTGCTCCTATGGGTGTTATAAAGTAAATATCAACTATTCCTCCAGATATGGTTTTAATAACATTACTGCTTAAAAATATTGCACCCAGGAACATAAATAAAGCTCCAACAATGAGAGCCTGCCTCATTTTAATAACACCACTTCCTACAGCAGTTCCCATTGAATTTCCAATATCATTAGCTCCAATGTTACTTGCAAGATAAACGCCGGTTAGAACTCCAATTATCAGTAACCATTCCATGCATATCTTATGAATTCTGTTTAATTTAAAATTAAGGAATAAAAGAATTTAAAACTTAGATAAATAGCCCGAAATAATTGGAAAAAAAATTTGATCAAAAGGTTCAAATACTATAATATCAATATCTATTATGGGCTAGACTGGAGGGTCAGGGGTCCTCTGTAAGCGCAAAACCCCTATACGGCGTGGTTGAAGTTCAGGAGGCGGCAAACCAAATGAATACTGGCCCAGAATTTCAACGTAGAAACCTCGTCCCGCAGGATCAGTGGTGGCAGAATTTCGGTTGTAGGACCGAAATTAACTGTCTTAACCAGGGGAACGGGTCAGGTCTGGAAAGAAGCAGCTCTACTTTGGACAGCTGATGCTTGTGGAGCAACGGGGCGGAGTTGAGGTTCTGGATTACCAGTGTTCAGGAGGTTTGTCCACTCCTGGACAGGCCCATTTTCATAAAACCAAATTAATATAGAAACAAAACCAAAACTATTATAAGTAATTAAAAACAATCATCCTTTTTACCCAACAATTTTTAAATCTATCTGCCGGGGTGGCCCAGTCTGGTACGGCGTGGGACTGCTAATCCCATGATCCTTTGGATCACGCGGGTTCAAATCCCGTCCCCGGCGCTCAAAAATTCAAAGTTTTTGTATGTTTCCCTAAGAACCTATTTTTTTACTTCCATACTTCCTTACATGCTCCCATGCATTTTTATATTTTTCGGGTGTTCTATCTTTTTTATATAGGGATACATCTTTCCTATCAAAAACCTTTCTATCTTCTCCAACCGGACAAACCTTTATACAAATGCCACAGGGAGATCTGTATTCTTCTCGAAGCTTTTTACTCCTTTTTGCACAAAGTATTTTATCTATTGGTAATGGGAATTCTTCTTTTATTGCCCCGACAGGACATTCTTTTACGCATAAAAGGCATTTTGTACACAAATCTATGGGTTTAACTGGATCTCCATCTATCTCAGCTTGTGTAAATATTGATGTAAATCTAACTCTTGACCCATATTCTGGAGTTAAAAGCACATTATTCTGGCCGAAAGAGCCCAAACCTGCAAGATATGCTGCATGCTTGTGTGAAAAGAATGCACATGGTTTTTCAAGCAGTACATCTATATCACCATAACAGTCCCTTGGAACATAAATTGAAGGATAACCTTTTTCAGTTAAAAAATTTGAAATTCCATATGCCTTTAAGTCAAGTGCATTATTTACAGTCTCATACAGCTTATGGTAATATATTGAAGGCGCAGTTTCTACTATTGGAAGCTGTACCGGAAGCCCTATTACAATAACTGTTTTTGCTTCTGGATAAATTGACTGTGGCCAGAATTCTTCAGGTATCCATTCATTAAATTTATTTGGAAGCTCTTCTGGAGGATTTTCCCATCTACTAACTGGAGCAAAACCCAACATCTTAATTCCAAGTTCTTCACATTGTTTAATAATTTCTTTTTTAAGATTTTTAGATTTCATACATAGTTAAAGTATAAGGTTTAAAAACTTCAAAAGATATGTTTAATAACTCTGGAGATAAGCGTGGAATATTTTTTTATTCATTTAACTTTATAAAAATACTGTGTTTATCCAGGTCAAGTTCAACTATCTTTCCTTCCAGTTTTTTTTCCTGACCTAATATATCTATGAGATTTATTTTTTCTCCATCTATTTTAATATGTAAGATATCTTCCATGATGGTATCACCATCTGTTGAATAAACTGTTGATTCACACACTTTATCACTTCTTTATTTATGATTTTTACAAAATAAAATAAAAGGAGCCGTCGAAAATCAGAGATTTCAGGGGCATGTAAATCGAATAATCGAATGCCCCAAAATCCAAGCTCTCAATTTTCGAATGAATTTTTATTCTCCGCCGGTTATTTTGTCTAATTCTTCAATTTCCTCAAGTGAACATTTTTCGAGGGCTGGGTCCACACAGATCTGGTGCACATCTACAGTCAGATCTTCAGGACTGTATCCCATTGCAAGACCCAAAAACTGAGCAAGATGGAAAACAGGTATGTTAAATTCATCTCCCCACTTGCTTTTGATTTCTGTTTGACCCACATCAAACTGCAGGTGGCAGAAAGGACACACATTTACAATAACATCTACGCCAGCGTCTGTCATGTTGGTTAGCTTTTCTTTTGTGAAGTCTAAAGCATTTTCTAAGTCTCTTGAACGTACTCCCCCACCAGCACCACAGCACATCATTTTATCTCTGTAATTTACAGATTTTGCACCGGTTGCCTCAACAATTTCATCTAAAATTGTTGGTTTTTCTGCATTATCGATTTGGATATCTTTTGTTGGTCTTAAGAAGTGGCATCCATAGTGAACACCGACATTAAGGTCGTCCAGAGGTGTGGTTACAGCTTCAGATATTTTATCAAGACCTACTTCGTTGTACAGTACTTCTGCAAAGTGTCTTACATTAACATTACCTTTATACTCTCTGCTTACTTCAGATAGAACTTCGTTTATTTTTGCCTTAGATTCTTCATCACCATGTAATTCATGGTTAGTTTCAAATAATGTGCCGAAACATCCGTTACATTCGGTCATTATGTCCATTCCCATATCTTCTGCAATGGTGATGTTTCTTGCTGCTATCGAAAGCCAGCTGGTCTTATCGAATGATCCAAACACACCAGGTGCAGGGCAGCAGGAAGCTCCTTCCATATCATGAAGAGTTATACCAAACTTTTCAAACATTACTCTTGTTGCCTTTTCAATTCCCGGGTATCTGTTGTTCATTATACATCCTAAAAAATA
This window of the Methanobacterium sp. genome carries:
- a CDS encoding 2-phosphoglycerate kinase, translating into MIMVEGKVSGKKYTEPFSKGVLARSLTRAEMDPNKAYTFASQIESYLRKEGIEIISLDDLIDIVRAKLKRENWEIAEKYGMWRRIRKCREPLIILIGGASGVGTSSIAFEVANRLGIRNMTSTDIIREVMRKMVSKELLPTIFESSYTAYKSLRIPPPPELDEVLIGFRDHVDTVSVGVEAVIERALKEGVSIVIEGVHIVPGFINEGLVNKHNVAMFILTLSDEEVHKGRFYSRCRQLWARRPLQRYMNYFGAIRRTHKYFKSQAKKYDIPTIENIDVTTTIDCIIGNLTKTYGSEEDVREAQS
- a CDS encoding CBS domain-containing protein; this encodes MLEKHKVKEVMSKDVITVSPEEDVVFAFEKLMKYKVSSLPVVDDYGKLVGIVTATDLGHNLILDKYELGTTVSEVMVTNVGCIGPEDSLQTAVKKMKEYGAGEEIVNQLVVVDDHKIKGIISDGDIIKALIS
- a CDS encoding anion permease — encoded protein: MEWLLIIGVLTGVYLASNIGANDIGNSMGTAVGSGVIKMRQALIVGALFMFLGAIFLSSNVIKTISGGIVDIYFITPIGAVITTLTAGLWVSISILRKTPVSGSHSIVGAIFGYGLVYAGLNNIKWNSLLVIGLSWVSSPLLGALIGFIFYYSLRSLILEKVQNIAVSGRIEKIFSYIQILSSCFAALGIGAIDIAAATGVMIAVMGIGTGTDIKLLGTFGLVTGILIAGNRIVGTVGKRITNLVPTRGVSAQISAASVILTFAFLGMPISPTQTLVGSVIGVGLARRTSDVGGDVVKQILSSWVFTFPACAIISGILTGLTYQCFYNISI
- a CDS encoding 4Fe-4S binding protein; this translates as MLGFAPVSRWENPPEELPNKFNEWIPEEFWPQSIYPEAKTVIVIGLPVQLPIVETAPSIYYHKLYETVNNALDLKAYGISNFLTEKGYPSIYVPRDCYGDIDVLLEKPCAFFSHKHAAYLAGLGSFGQNNVLLTPEYGSRVRFTSIFTQAEIDGDPVKPIDLCTKCLLCVKECPVGAIKEEFPLPIDKILCAKRSKKLREEYRSPCGICIKVCPVGEDRKVFDRKDVSLYKKDRTPEKYKNAWEHVRKYGSKKIGS
- a CDS encoding CooT family nickel-binding protein, with product MCESTVYSTDGDTIMEDILHIKIDGEKINLIDILGQEKKLEGKIVELDLDKHSIFIKLNE
- the hdrB gene encoding CoB--CoM heterodisulfide reductase subunit B, producing MDLAYFLGCIMNNRYPGIEKATRVMFEKFGITLHDMEGASCCPAPGVFGSFDKTSWLSIAARNITIAEDMGMDIMTECNGCFGTLFETNHELHGDEESKAKINEVLSEVSREYKGNVNVRHFAEVLYNEVGLDKISEAVTTPLDDLNVGVHYGCHFLRPTKDIQIDNAEKPTILDEIVEATGAKSVNYRDKMMCCGAGGGVRSRDLENALDFTKEKLTNMTDAGVDVIVNVCPFCHLQFDVGQTEIKSKWGDEFNIPVFHLAQFLGLAMGYSPEDLTVDVHQICVDPALEKCSLEEIEELDKITGGE